A single window of Mycolicibacterium madagascariense DNA harbors:
- a CDS encoding ANTAR domain-containing protein — protein MSTDPPVRPAHDPATEQAISDAVARIIATRGPLEQVKGMLMVIYGIDEHAAFEMLRSQARRTSTNIHVVVAQFRADVAEVNDRDYIPEQPVFDEMLTTGHERIRRPETDGVAHEVS, from the coding sequence GTGAGTACCGACCCGCCCGTGCGTCCGGCCCATGATCCCGCCACCGAGCAGGCCATCTCCGATGCGGTGGCGCGGATCATCGCGACCCGCGGTCCGCTCGAACAGGTCAAGGGGATGCTGATGGTCATCTACGGCATCGACGAGCACGCAGCGTTCGAGATGCTGCGGTCACAGGCCCGACGGACGAGCACCAACATCCACGTCGTCGTCGCGCAGTTCCGTGCCGACGTCGCCGAGGTCAACGACCGTGACTACATTCCCGAACAACCGGTGTTCGACGAGATGCTGACGACCGGCCACGAACGCATCCGACGCCCGGAGACGGACGGCGTCGCCCACGAAGTCTCGTAG
- a CDS encoding catalase: MPATPKPDQTAPTPASPTGVTNDAAADHGDPRAQSGSYLTTAQGLRLPDTDHSLKAGPRGPSLLEDFHLREKITHFDHERIPERVVHARGAAAHGVFESYGTAASVTKAAFLGEKGTTTDVFCRFSTVLGSRGSADSVRDTRGFAVKFYTDQGTFDLVGNNIPVFFIQDGIKFPDLIHAAKPQPDREIPQAQSAHDTFWDFVSLHTEATHHVLWNMSDRGIPRSYRTMEGFGVHTFRLVNEAGETSLVKFHWKPVAGVHSLVWEEAQIAAGVDPDFHRRDMADGIEAGAFLEYELGIQVMPDDGTETFEGIDLLDATKLVPEELCPVQVIGKLTLNRNPTNYFAETEQVAFHTGNLVPGIEPTNDPLMQTRLFSYLDTQLTRLGGPNFTQLPINAPRCPVNDMLRDGMHQTAIHTGTAAYRPNSIDDDQPLPADEAHGGYVQTPRLIEGNAVRANPVSFEDHFSQATMFYRSLSALEQAHVVEAFTFELGKVYEKAIKERQLQVLAHVDTDLCAQVAAGLGLPAPKGQPAADVTVSPALVQMLAAPGPVDGRKVGIVADAGSDLAGIEKMVKTLAALKVTSFIIAPVGGELKAGRKKVTVDRTLATARSIEFDALVVADGTTPTRDVKLVVLLQEAFRHCKAIAAWGDGAAILASAGITAEDPGVALSDGVDKTFTTTLVTALGMHRAWDRAPMVMASMVPSAAG, from the coding sequence ATGCCCGCAACGCCCAAGCCCGATCAGACCGCGCCCACGCCGGCGAGCCCCACCGGCGTCACGAACGACGCCGCCGCCGACCACGGCGATCCGCGAGCGCAGTCGGGGAGCTACCTGACCACCGCGCAGGGATTGCGGTTGCCCGACACCGACCACTCCCTCAAGGCCGGCCCGCGCGGGCCCAGCTTGCTGGAGGACTTTCACCTGCGAGAGAAGATCACCCACTTCGATCACGAGCGCATTCCGGAGCGGGTGGTGCATGCCCGCGGCGCCGCCGCTCACGGCGTGTTCGAGTCCTACGGCACCGCCGCCTCGGTGACCAAGGCCGCGTTCCTGGGCGAGAAGGGCACGACCACCGACGTCTTCTGCCGATTCTCGACGGTGCTCGGGTCGCGCGGTTCGGCGGACTCGGTGCGCGACACCCGCGGTTTCGCGGTGAAGTTCTACACCGACCAGGGCACCTTTGATCTGGTGGGCAACAACATTCCGGTCTTCTTCATTCAGGACGGCATCAAGTTCCCCGACCTGATCCACGCCGCCAAACCCCAACCCGACCGCGAGATTCCGCAAGCCCAGTCGGCGCACGACACCTTCTGGGACTTCGTCTCCCTGCACACCGAGGCCACCCACCACGTGCTGTGGAACATGAGTGATCGCGGCATCCCGCGCTCCTACCGCACCATGGAAGGCTTTGGGGTACATACCTTCCGGCTGGTCAACGAGGCCGGCGAGACCAGTCTGGTGAAGTTCCACTGGAAGCCCGTCGCGGGCGTGCACTCCCTGGTGTGGGAGGAAGCGCAAATCGCCGCCGGCGTCGACCCGGACTTCCATCGTCGCGACATGGCCGACGGCATCGAAGCGGGCGCCTTCCTGGAATACGAACTGGGCATCCAGGTGATGCCCGACGACGGTACCGAGACCTTCGAGGGCATCGACCTGCTCGACGCCACCAAACTCGTTCCCGAGGAACTGTGCCCGGTGCAGGTGATCGGCAAGCTCACGCTCAACCGCAATCCCACCAACTACTTCGCCGAGACCGAACAGGTGGCCTTCCACACCGGCAATCTGGTTCCGGGCATCGAACCGACCAACGACCCGCTGATGCAGACGCGGCTCTTCTCCTATCTCGACACCCAGCTCACCCGACTCGGCGGCCCCAACTTCACCCAGTTGCCCATCAACGCCCCGCGCTGCCCGGTCAACGACATGCTGCGAGATGGCATGCATCAGACGGCGATTCACACCGGCACCGCGGCGTATCGGCCCAACTCCATCGACGACGATCAGCCGCTGCCCGCCGACGAGGCCCACGGCGGGTACGTCCAGACGCCGCGGCTCATCGAGGGGAACGCGGTGCGCGCCAACCCCGTCTCGTTCGAGGACCACTTCTCCCAGGCCACCATGTTCTACCGCAGCCTCAGCGCGTTGGAGCAGGCCCACGTGGTGGAGGCCTTCACCTTCGAGTTGGGCAAGGTCTACGAGAAGGCCATCAAGGAGCGCCAGCTGCAGGTGCTGGCCCATGTCGACACCGATCTCTGCGCCCAGGTCGCCGCCGGCCTCGGCCTGCCCGCGCCCAAGGGGCAGCCCGCCGCCGACGTCACCGTCTCCCCGGCTCTGGTGCAGATGCTGGCCGCACCGGGCCCGGTCGACGGCCGCAAGGTCGGCATCGTCGCCGACGCCGGCTCCGACCTCGCCGGTATCGAGAAGATGGTCAAAACCCTTGCGGCGCTGAAGGTCACGAGCTTCATCATCGCACCCGTCGGCGGTGAGCTGAAGGCCGGCCGCAAGAAGGTCACCGTGGACCGCACCCTCGCCACGGCCCGCTCCATCGAATTCGATGCGCTGGTCGTCGCCGACGGCACCACCCCCACCCGCGACGTCAAACTCGTCGTGTTGCTGCAGGAGGCGTTCCGACACTGCAAGGCGATTGCTGCCTGGGGCGACGGCGCTGCCATCCTGGCGTCCGCGGGCATCACTGCCGAGGACCCCGGCGTCGCGCTCTCCGACGGCGTCGACAAGACCTTCACCACCACGTTGGTCACCGCGCTCGGCATGCACCGCGCGTGGGATCGAGCACCGATGGTGATGGCCTCCATGGTTCCCTCTGCCGCGGGGTAG
- a CDS encoding GAF and ANTAR domain-containing protein, producing the protein MTSLMHDVAEGLGDLPEETWSSLGQLSRALHIADDAGLDATLVAVLAAAVGLIDGAQAAGLNLFEKGKFIPQAVLGSTPPPLDELQKRTGVGPCIDASREQTTIEITDTRHDDRWPDFTALAEEVGVSSMLCVPLWVDQRRVGSLSLYSPTVAAFSPSATQLAGLYATHAALALAQAQRAEQLQRVVASRDLIGQAKGILMATRGWRAQEAFDALVDTSQRLNQKVVDIAEAVATTGQLPAVD; encoded by the coding sequence GTGACCTCCCTGATGCACGACGTGGCCGAAGGCTTGGGGGATCTGCCGGAGGAAACGTGGAGCAGCCTGGGCCAGCTCAGTCGCGCGCTCCACATCGCCGACGACGCCGGCCTCGATGCGACCCTCGTCGCCGTGCTGGCCGCCGCGGTGGGGCTCATCGACGGTGCGCAGGCCGCCGGGCTCAACCTGTTCGAGAAGGGGAAGTTCATTCCCCAGGCCGTGTTGGGCAGTACCCCGCCTCCGCTGGACGAGTTGCAGAAGCGCACCGGCGTCGGACCGTGCATCGACGCCTCCCGCGAACAGACCACCATCGAGATCACCGACACCCGACACGACGACCGCTGGCCGGACTTCACCGCCCTCGCCGAAGAGGTGGGGGTGTCGTCGATGCTGTGCGTGCCGCTGTGGGTCGACCAGCGCCGGGTGGGCTCGCTGAGCCTGTACTCCCCCACCGTCGCGGCGTTCAGCCCGTCGGCGACCCAGCTCGCCGGGCTCTACGCCACCCACGCCGCATTGGCGCTCGCCCAGGCCCAACGCGCCGAGCAATTGCAGCGCGTCGTCGCCAGCCGGGATCTGATCGGTCAGGCCAAGGGCATCCTGATGGCCACCCGCGGCTGGCGCGCCCAAGAGGCGTTCGACGCGCTCGTCGACACCTCGCAACGGCTCAACCAGAAAGTCGTCGACATCGCCGAGGCGGTCGCGACGACCGGCCAACTACCCGCCGTCGACTGA
- a CDS encoding TetR/AcrR family transcriptional regulator, with protein MVTDRETGGRAARVLAAIHSSVGELVGEGAAKLTFPVIAERAGVNPTTLYRRWDGVNALLEEVAVAVLTRDGAVPPDCGSLEADLTEWAVLIARDITRPERTRYLRAMVSARTAATVRCPVMEARQEQASEMVDRARARGERTPTVRQVLDHVISPLYHHVAFALDVTDDHPRQLVRDVMSMAR; from the coding sequence GTGGTGACTGATCGTGAGACCGGCGGGCGGGCGGCACGGGTGTTGGCGGCCATCCACTCCTCGGTCGGCGAACTGGTCGGCGAGGGGGCTGCCAAGCTCACCTTTCCCGTCATCGCCGAACGGGCCGGCGTCAACCCCACGACGCTGTACCGGCGCTGGGACGGCGTGAACGCGCTTCTCGAAGAGGTCGCGGTGGCGGTGCTGACGCGCGACGGTGCCGTGCCACCGGACTGCGGATCGCTGGAGGCCGACCTCACCGAGTGGGCCGTGCTCATCGCGCGTGACATCACCCGGCCCGAGCGGACCCGGTATCTGCGCGCCATGGTGTCGGCCCGAACCGCGGCGACCGTTCGCTGCCCGGTCATGGAGGCGCGGCAGGAGCAAGCATCGGAGATGGTCGACCGGGCCCGCGCACGCGGCGAGAGGACGCCGACGGTTCGACAGGTCCTCGATCACGTCATCTCACCGCTCTACCATCACGTCGCCTTCGCCCTCGACGTCACCGACGACCATCCGCGGCAGCTGGTTCGCGACGTGATGTCGATGGCCCGCTGA